The genomic stretch CATGGATCCCTGACGAAACGGTGGACATCGAACCGAATCCGTATAACGAAAATCTTTTAATCTACAGATGTAAGATATGCGGTTACAAACGGTCCTTTCCGAAACCTTTTGCAGAGCGGGCCGGCGGACCGGAACGGTCCGATAAGACCGATGGATAAACTCGGCAGGGCGGGTGTAACGGTTCGGGATCGAGACGGGAAAAGGGGTGAAGACATGAAGGTTACGCCATGGGAAGTGGAGGGCGAGGTTGATTACGATAAGTTGATAGAAGAGTTCGGGATACAGAAGATCACGGATGAGTTGTTGGACAAGGTTGAACGGTTGACAGGAGAACTTCATTTCATGCTCAGGAGGAGGATATTCTTTGCACATCGTGATTTCGATTGGATACTCAATGAATACGAGAAAGGTAACAAGTTCTATCTGTATACAGGGAGAGGACCTTCCGGTCACACGCATCTCGGCCATCTTCTTCCATGGGTGTTTACCAAATGGTTACAGGATAAGTTCGATGCAGAACTGTATTTCCAGATCACGGATGACGAGAAATATCTGCACCGTAACGACCTGAGTTTAACCGATGTCAAAAGGTACGCTTACGAGAACGTTTTGGACGTGATAGCGGTCGGGTTTGATGAAAACAGGACCAGGATATTCATCGACACCGAGTATGCAAAGACGTTGTACCCACAGGCGATACGTGTGGCCAAACACATTACCTTTTCCACGGCTTCGGCGGTGTTCGGGTTTACACCTTCCACGAACGTTGGATTGAGTTTTTACACGAGTATGCAGTCGGTACCGGCATTCCTCAAATCCGTTGAGGAGGGACGTAACGTGCCCTGTCTGATACCTCATGCCGTTGACCAGGACCCGCATTTTCGGATCGCCCGTGACGTGTTACCCAAGTTAGGTTATTACAAACCCGCATCGGTTCAATGCATATTTTTCCCGGGATTGAAGAAGGGCGGTAAGATGTCTGCCTCAGACCCTGATTCTACGATATTCACTACCGACGACCCTGAAACGGTTAGACGTAAGGTTTACCGCGCGTTCACAGGTGGACGCGATACCGTTGAAGAACAGAAACGGTTGG from Candidatus Micrarchaeota archaeon encodes the following:
- a CDS encoding tryptophan--tRNA ligase — translated: MKVTPWEVEGEVDYDKLIEEFGIQKITDELLDKVERLTGELHFMLRRRIFFAHRDFDWILNEYEKGNKFYLYTGRGPSGHTHLGHLLPWVFTKWLQDKFDAELYFQITDDEKYLHRNDLSLTDVKRYAYENVLDVIAVGFDENRTRIFIDTEYAKTLYPQAIRVAKHITFSTASAVFGFTPSTNVGLSFYTSMQSVPAFLKSVEEGRNVPCLIPHAVDQDPHFRIARDVLPKLGYYKPASVQCIFFPGLKKGGKMSASDPDSTIFTTDDPETVRRKVYRAFTGGRDTVEEQKRLGGRPEVCTVFAYYRMFFEPDDRELNERYQRCKSGALTCGECKRELADRITRFLEEHRKRRERARLLVDRYLVRD